The Caulifigura coniformis genome includes a region encoding these proteins:
- a CDS encoding ATP-binding protein — MSTGWVEKEYRRRDAAGICEHCLTIGIDNCPQKVTRVVQRLLTGAELFDWMTPKARLYAGVALEEALLNAVIHGNLEVSSSLREADDDAFERLIAIRQADQRYSSRMVTVDMEASREQMLWRIEDQGPGFNVSRLPDPRAEDRIGLQSGRGVLMMRTFMDEVSYNRRGNEVTMIKRRKSAPSDILDAIADEFAAEPCELVLAGR; from the coding sequence ATGTCGACAGGTTGGGTCGAAAAGGAATATCGCCGACGCGATGCCGCAGGGATCTGCGAGCATTGCCTCACGATCGGCATCGACAATTGCCCCCAGAAAGTGACCCGCGTCGTGCAGCGGCTGCTCACGGGGGCCGAACTGTTCGACTGGATGACGCCGAAGGCCCGTTTGTATGCCGGCGTGGCGCTGGAAGAGGCACTTCTCAACGCCGTGATCCACGGCAACCTCGAAGTCTCGTCGTCGCTTCGTGAAGCGGACGACGATGCGTTCGAGCGGTTGATCGCGATTCGGCAGGCCGACCAGCGTTACAGCAGCCGGATGGTGACTGTGGACATGGAAGCGAGCCGGGAGCAGATGCTCTGGAGAATTGAAGACCAGGGACCTGGTTTCAATGTGTCCCGTCTTCCCGATCCGCGGGCGGAAGACCGGATCGGACTGCAGAGCGGCCGGGGCGTGCTGATGATGCGCACGTTCATGGACGAGGTGTCCTACAACCGCCGCGGCAATGAAGTCACGATGATCAAGCGGCGGAAATCGGCGCCTTCGGACATCCTGGACGCGATTGCCGACGAGTTCGCGGCCGAGCCGTGCGAACTGGTGCTGGCGGGGCGCTGA
- a CDS encoding OmpA/MotB family protein yields MLSQTHRFKRPLLLLLAAASCAVTSGCCGRRRELRQAKLRTMQMYQQCQQLGGQLSQAHSSAAQLAAEKQKYEQLANQLQGNLDTANERIANLSNERSQIQDQYKNMLTGLTPSNNPLNSSANRKFEELARKYPEFEFDPTTGVSRFNGDLLFASGSDEIQSKGSKVLQEFVRIMNEEDSRQFHVLVVGHTDDMEVVKSTTRANHPTNWDLSAHRATSVVKSMAKMGLGEPRMGVAGYSKYQQAAANKDDASRQQNRRVEIFVLAPDAVIAGVEPGRRS; encoded by the coding sequence ATGTTGTCGCAAACCCATCGATTCAAGCGTCCCCTGCTGCTTCTGCTCGCAGCCGCCTCCTGCGCCGTGACATCCGGCTGCTGTGGCCGGCGTCGCGAACTGCGGCAGGCGAAGCTGCGCACCATGCAGATGTACCAGCAGTGCCAGCAGCTCGGCGGACAGCTTTCGCAGGCACACTCCTCCGCCGCCCAGCTCGCAGCGGAAAAGCAGAAGTACGAGCAGCTCGCCAACCAGCTCCAGGGCAACCTCGACACGGCCAACGAGCGGATCGCCAACCTGTCGAATGAGCGGTCGCAGATCCAGGATCAGTACAAGAACATGCTGACCGGGCTGACCCCCTCGAACAATCCGCTCAACAGTTCCGCCAATCGCAAGTTTGAGGAACTGGCCCGCAAGTATCCTGAGTTCGAATTCGACCCGACGACCGGCGTCAGTCGCTTCAACGGTGATCTGCTGTTTGCCTCGGGAAGCGACGAGATCCAGTCCAAGGGATCGAAAGTCCTGCAGGAATTCGTCCGCATCATGAACGAAGAGGACTCCCGGCAGTTCCACGTCCTGGTGGTCGGCCATACCGACGACATGGAAGTCGTGAAGTCGACAACCCGCGCCAACCACCCGACCAACTGGGATCTCTCGGCCCACCGGGCCACGTCGGTCGTGAAGTCGATGGCGAAAATGGGCCTCGGCGAGCCGCGCATGGGCGTCGCCGGCTACAGCAAATACCAGCAGGCCGCTGCCAACAAGGACGACGCCTCCCGGCAGCAGAACCGCCGTGTCGAAATCTTCGTCCTCGCCCCGGATGCAGTGATCGCCGGCGTCGAGCCGGGTCGCCGCAGCTGA
- a CDS encoding phosphoenolpyruvate hydrolase family protein, giving the protein MSEPRQSILSRLRQKIAAGRPIIGGGAGTGISAKCEEAAGIDLIVIYNSGRYRMAGRGSLAGLMPYGNANQIVKEMAPEVLMAVRKTPVLAGVCGTDPFLIRDHFLKELKALGFAGIQNFPTVGLIDGTFRANLEETGMGFQLEIDCIAAAHQLDMLTTPYAFDPEQARLLTQAGADIIVAHMGLTTSGTIGAQTARGMDESVAAVSEIAQAAKSVRSDVIVLCHGGPIAEPEDARYVLERCAIEGFYGASSMERLPTEVGITGQVKRFVDLQISRPQSGKPARA; this is encoded by the coding sequence ATGAGCGAACCCCGCCAGTCGATTCTCTCCCGCCTGCGTCAGAAAATCGCTGCCGGCCGGCCGATCATCGGCGGCGGCGCGGGGACGGGCATCAGCGCGAAGTGCGAAGAGGCGGCCGGAATCGATCTGATCGTGATCTACAACTCGGGCCGCTACCGCATGGCCGGGCGCGGCTCGCTCGCCGGGCTGATGCCCTACGGAAACGCCAACCAGATCGTGAAAGAGATGGCCCCGGAGGTGCTCATGGCCGTCCGGAAAACGCCCGTCCTGGCAGGTGTCTGCGGAACCGATCCCTTCCTGATACGCGACCACTTCCTGAAGGAGCTCAAGGCCCTCGGCTTCGCCGGCATCCAGAACTTCCCCACGGTCGGGCTGATTGACGGGACGTTCAGGGCCAACCTGGAAGAAACCGGGATGGGCTTCCAGCTGGAAATCGACTGCATCGCCGCAGCCCACCAGCTCGACATGCTGACGACCCCTTACGCCTTCGATCCCGAACAGGCTCGCCTGCTGACCCAGGCCGGAGCCGACATCATCGTCGCCCACATGGGGCTGACCACCTCCGGGACGATCGGCGCTCAGACCGCCCGCGGGATGGACGAATCGGTGGCTGCCGTTTCCGAGATTGCCCAGGCTGCCAAATCCGTGCGGTCCGATGTCATCGTCCTGTGCCATGGCGGGCCGATCGCCGAGCCGGAAGACGCCCGCTACGTCCTCGAGCGCTGCGCCATCGAAGGGTTCTACGGCGCGAGCTCGATGGAACGCCTGCCGACGGAAGTCGGCATCACCGGGCAGGTGAAACGCTTCGTCGATCTCCAGATCAGTCGGCCGCAATCGGGCAAGCCAGCGCGGGCTTAG
- a CDS encoding Tm-1-like ATP-binding domain-containing protein, translated as MRPSVYAIATMDTKGQEIAFVARQVEQAGAGVTIVDVGTQGPPTASPTIARETVAGCHPRGASFVLSQTDRGAAVEAMSEALDRFLTGEYQAGRVQGVMGIGGSGGTALITRAMRSLPVGFPKLMVSTVASGNTAPYVDCGDICMMPSVVDVAGINAVSSRVLANAAHAMAGMVAHETQPIELKPIVGMTMFGVTTTCVTAVREALELQGFDCLVFHATGTGGRAMEKLVESGLIKAVLDITTTEVADEVVGGVFAAGPHRFEAILKAGIPYVMSLGALDMVNFGAPESVPSKFGDRLFHRHNPQVTLMRTTPQENREFARWIAGKLRHATAPVVVLIPENGVSALDAAGQPFHDPEADIALFDEFESEVRGLKQVTVQRHPNHINDPEFAAALVREFGRLWNR; from the coding sequence ATGCGACCGAGTGTCTATGCCATCGCCACGATGGACACAAAGGGGCAGGAAATCGCGTTCGTCGCCCGCCAGGTCGAACAGGCAGGCGCGGGCGTGACGATCGTGGATGTCGGCACGCAGGGGCCTCCCACCGCAAGCCCCACGATCGCCCGGGAAACAGTCGCCGGATGCCATCCCCGCGGTGCGTCTTTTGTCTTGAGCCAGACCGATCGCGGCGCTGCCGTGGAAGCCATGAGCGAAGCGCTCGATCGTTTCCTGACAGGCGAATACCAGGCCGGCCGCGTGCAGGGCGTCATGGGAATCGGAGGGAGCGGCGGGACGGCGTTGATCACGCGCGCGATGCGTTCGCTTCCCGTCGGGTTCCCCAAGCTCATGGTCTCGACGGTCGCCAGCGGCAACACCGCCCCGTACGTCGACTGTGGCGACATCTGCATGATGCCCTCCGTCGTCGATGTGGCCGGCATCAATGCCGTTTCCTCCCGGGTTCTCGCCAATGCGGCCCACGCGATGGCCGGAATGGTCGCCCATGAAACGCAGCCGATTGAACTCAAGCCGATCGTCGGCATGACGATGTTCGGCGTCACGACGACCTGCGTCACGGCGGTCCGCGAGGCGCTCGAACTACAGGGATTCGATTGCCTGGTCTTTCACGCGACCGGGACGGGCGGCCGCGCGATGGAGAAGCTGGTCGAGTCGGGACTCATCAAGGCCGTTCTCGACATCACCACGACGGAGGTCGCCGACGAAGTGGTGGGCGGGGTCTTTGCGGCCGGCCCGCATCGCTTCGAAGCCATTCTCAAAGCAGGCATTCCATATGTCATGAGCCTCGGGGCACTCGACATGGTCAACTTCGGAGCGCCCGAATCCGTTCCTTCAAAGTTCGGCGACCGGCTGTTCCATCGCCACAACCCGCAGGTCACTTTGATGCGGACGACGCCGCAGGAGAATCGTGAGTTCGCCCGCTGGATCGCCGGCAAACTGCGGCACGCCACGGCCCCGGTCGTGGTGCTCATCCCGGAAAATGGGGTCTCCGCTCTCGATGCTGCCGGGCAACCTTTCCATGATCCCGAAGCCGATATCGCGCTCTTCGACGAATTCGAGTCGGAGGTCCGCGGACTCAAGCAGGTCACCGTTCAGCGTCATCCAAACCACATCAATGATCCCGAGTTCGCCGCCGCGCTCGTCCGCGAGTTTGGCCGACTCTGGAACCGCTGA
- a CDS encoding SDR family NAD(P)-dependent oxidoreductase: protein MPQERVLVTGASSGIGRELALQFAENRNNLVLVARSRDKLEALEFEVRTKYGVTAEIICADLSQEGQVRGVFEETERRGLQVDILVNNAGFGDMAHFWDVPAERYLQTIAVNVGALTQLTRLYLPGMMQRKKGRILNVASTASFQPGPNVAVYFATKAYVLSLSEALSIELRGTGVTVTCLAPGPTLTGFGDQAHMQHTPLFRFAIMEAEPVAKLGYNATMKGKPLVIPGFINKTLAFSSRLWPRQWIAWTTGKLHPLK from the coding sequence ATGCCGCAGGAACGTGTCCTCGTGACGGGCGCATCATCCGGAATCGGCCGGGAACTCGCTTTGCAGTTTGCCGAGAACCGGAACAACCTGGTGCTCGTCGCCAGAAGCCGGGACAAGCTGGAGGCGCTGGAGTTCGAAGTGCGGACGAAATACGGCGTCACCGCCGAGATCATCTGCGCCGATCTCTCTCAGGAAGGCCAGGTGCGAGGCGTTTTCGAGGAAACCGAACGCCGCGGCCTGCAGGTGGACATCCTGGTGAACAACGCGGGCTTCGGCGATATGGCCCATTTCTGGGACGTTCCGGCCGAGCGTTACCTGCAGACGATCGCCGTGAACGTCGGGGCGCTCACGCAACTGACGCGGCTTTATCTGCCGGGAATGATGCAGCGGAAGAAGGGCCGGATTCTGAACGTTGCTTCGACGGCGTCGTTCCAGCCGGGGCCGAATGTGGCCGTCTATTTCGCGACGAAGGCCTATGTGCTGTCGCTGAGCGAAGCGCTTTCGATCGAACTTCGGGGAACGGGGGTGACGGTGACCTGTCTTGCCCCGGGGCCGACGCTGACCGGGTTCGGCGATCAGGCCCACATGCAGCATACGCCCCTGTTCCGCTTTGCGATCATGGAGGCCGAGCCGGTGGCGAAGCTGGGCTACAACGCGACGATGAAGGGGAAGCCGCTGGTCATTCCGGGGTTCATCAACAAGACGCTCGCCTTTTCGTCACGGCTGTGGCCGCGGCAGTGGATCGCCTGGACGACGGGCAAGCTGCATCCGCTGAAATAA
- a CDS encoding purine-nucleoside phosphorylase, translating to MLHLYDQIAEATAAIRKAWNRKPHAGIILGTGLGGLVDRIQVEASLDYDTIPHFLKSSVASHAGRLVCGTLEGLPVVVMQGRFHMYEGYPLSAITLPVRVFKALGAELLVVSNAVGGLNPFYSTGDIMVIDDHINLMGANPLIGINDDRLGPRFPDMCAPYDRRLGDVALEIARQQNFPCHKGVFVAVSGPNLETRAEYRFLRNIGADAVGMSTVPEVITAVHAGLRTIGLSIVTDICLPDCLRPVDVAEIIAVANAAEPRLTALVTGLLKYEAATKA from the coding sequence ATGCTCCACCTCTACGACCAGATCGCTGAAGCCACGGCCGCCATTCGTAAGGCCTGGAACAGGAAGCCTCACGCAGGGATCATTCTGGGGACCGGCCTGGGGGGGCTTGTCGACCGGATCCAGGTTGAGGCGTCGCTCGACTACGACACGATTCCGCATTTCCTGAAGAGTTCCGTCGCCAGCCATGCTGGCCGACTCGTCTGCGGAACGCTGGAAGGCCTGCCGGTCGTGGTCATGCAGGGGCGCTTCCACATGTACGAGGGCTATCCGCTCTCGGCGATCACGCTGCCGGTGCGGGTCTTCAAGGCGCTCGGAGCGGAGCTCCTGGTCGTCTCCAATGCCGTGGGTGGACTCAATCCGTTCTACTCAACCGGCGACATCATGGTCATCGACGATCACATCAACCTGATGGGCGCGAATCCGCTGATCGGCATCAACGACGACCGGCTCGGGCCCCGTTTCCCCGATATGTGCGCTCCGTACGACCGCCGCCTCGGCGACGTCGCTCTGGAGATTGCGCGTCAGCAAAACTTCCCGTGCCACAAGGGGGTCTTCGTCGCAGTCTCGGGGCCGAACCTCGAGACCCGTGCGGAGTACCGCTTCCTCAGGAACATCGGAGCGGACGCCGTCGGCATGTCGACGGTTCCCGAAGTCATCACGGCCGTTCACGCCGGCCTGCGGACGATCGGGCTGTCGATCGTCACCGATATCTGCCTGCCGGACTGCCTCCGCCCGGTGGACGTCGCGGAAATCATCGCCGTCGCCAACGCGGCCGAGCCCCGTTTGACGGCACTCGTCACCGGTCTGCTCAAGTACGAAGCGGCCACGAAGGCGTAG
- the gcvT gene encoding glycine cleavage system aminomethyltransferase GcvT: MERTVLHDWHQAHNGRMVDFAGWSMPVQYSSIVEEHTAVRERVGLFDISHMGRLEFQGPDAVRFLDHLLTNEVSTLQPGQVRYSLVCREDGGILDDVLVYRVEQSLAGDPTHLLVVNASNRLKILQWIESQKAGFDVAVIDRTGPWAMIALQGPKACELMASYGTPDPAPHKYYTCWKGQTPHGPAIVSRTGYTGEDGVELMLPVETAQAVWNDLMSRGQPLGILPCGLGCRDTLRLEAAMPLYGHELSEQIDPLTAGLQFAVKLTKPFIGQQRLAEIAASPLDRTRVGLALEGRRIAREHTPVKVGSDVVGEVTSGTFSPTLQKTIAMACVSKAHSAIGTPLEVDLRGKLERATVVPLPFYKRPRAAR, from the coding sequence ATGGAACGGACTGTTTTGCACGACTGGCACCAGGCTCACAACGGCCGAATGGTCGACTTCGCCGGCTGGTCGATGCCCGTGCAGTATTCGAGCATCGTCGAAGAGCATACGGCCGTCCGCGAGCGCGTCGGGCTGTTTGATATTTCACACATGGGGCGCCTCGAGTTTCAGGGCCCCGATGCCGTGAGGTTCCTCGACCACCTGCTCACGAACGAAGTCTCGACGCTCCAGCCGGGACAGGTCCGGTATTCGCTCGTCTGTCGTGAAGACGGCGGAATCCTGGATGACGTCCTCGTCTACCGCGTCGAGCAATCCCTGGCTGGCGATCCAACGCACCTGCTGGTCGTCAACGCATCGAACCGCCTGAAAATCCTGCAGTGGATCGAATCGCAGAAGGCCGGTTTCGACGTCGCCGTCATCGACCGCACGGGCCCGTGGGCAATGATCGCGCTGCAGGGGCCGAAGGCGTGCGAGCTCATGGCCTCCTACGGAACCCCAGATCCGGCGCCCCACAAATACTACACCTGCTGGAAGGGCCAGACGCCGCATGGACCGGCGATCGTCAGCCGGACGGGTTACACCGGAGAGGACGGCGTCGAACTGATGCTCCCTGTCGAGACGGCACAGGCCGTCTGGAACGATCTGATGTCGAGGGGCCAGCCATTGGGAATCCTTCCCTGCGGACTGGGATGCCGCGACACGCTCCGCCTCGAGGCCGCCATGCCGCTGTACGGCCATGAGCTGTCCGAGCAGATCGATCCACTGACGGCCGGCCTGCAGTTCGCCGTCAAACTGACGAAGCCGTTCATTGGTCAGCAGAGGTTGGCCGAGATCGCGGCCTCTCCGCTCGACCGCACGCGAGTCGGACTGGCCCTGGAAGGCCGGCGCATCGCCCGCGAACACACGCCCGTCAAAGTCGGCAGCGATGTTGTCGGCGAAGTGACCTCCGGAACATTCTCGCCGACGCTGCAGAAGACGATCGCAATGGCCTGCGTCTCGAAGGCGCACTCGGCGATCGGGACGCCACTGGAAGTCGACCTTCGCGGCAAGCTGGAACGCGCAACGGTCGTCCCGCTTCCGTTCTACAAGCGCCCCCGCGCAGCGCGCTGA